From Populus trichocarpa isolate Nisqually-1 chromosome 19, P.trichocarpa_v4.1, whole genome shotgun sequence, a single genomic window includes:
- the LOC7491050 gene encoding binding partner of ACD11 1 isoform X2, producing the protein MLVTAMQTRTVEVRNVSDLASEREVHEFFSFSGEIEHIHIQRENGQSKTAFVTFKDPKALEIALLLSGATLVDRIVTITPAENYVLNRELQEVRNVENAVSVVPSENFPSNVEGKTSPSGSGRVYVSRAQEVVTSVLAKGSAISQDAMNKAKAFDEKHRLSASASEKVTSFDRRVGLTEKLTIGISVVNEKVKSVDQRLHVSDKTMAAIFAAERKLNDTGSAVKSSRNLQLLYEPEIQCQLKLLHQTYCCMHLTSMLLQSPNLEKRIYRIWSFWFGMKDESNLCSVPIMHSSMVWFMRVNSIQYLFQYSLVPRVFYAYGFLVILQFATLFVSKSQR; encoded by the exons ATGCTTGTTACAGCAATGCAG ACAAGAACAGTAGAAGTGAGGAATGTATCAGATCTAGCAAGTGAGAGAGAGGTTCACGAGTTCTTCTCCTTCTCTGGCGAAATCGAACACATTCACATCCAGCG TGAAAATGGGCAATCAAAAACTGCGTTTGTCACATTCAAAGATCCTAAAGCACTTGAAATTGCGTTGTTGTTATCG GGAGCAACTTTAGTAGACCGGATAGTGACTATAACCCCTGCTGAAAATTATGTACTGAATCGTGAGCTACAG GAAGTAAGGAACGTGGAAAATGCTGTCTCTGTAGTTCCTTCGGAAAACTTCCCCTCAAATGTTGAG GGGAAAACTAGCCCTTCAGGCAGTGGAAGAGTCTATGTCAGCAGAGCACAAGAAGTAGTCACGAGTGTGCTAGCAAAAGGTTCGGCTATTAGCCAAGATGCAATGAATAAGGCCAAGGCATTTGATGAGAAACATCGATTGAGTGCGAGTGCATCTGAGAAGGTAACTTCTTTTGACCGGAGAGTTGGGCTAACAGAGAAATTGACGATTGGAATTTCAGTAGTTAATGAGAAAGTGAAGTCTGTTGACCAAAGGCTTCATGTGTCGGATAAAACAATGGCAGCTATATTTGCAGCAGAAAGGAAGCTAAATGACACAGGATCAGCTGTAAAATCGAGCAG GAATCTCCAATTGCTGTATGAGCCAGAAATTCAGTGTCAGCTGAAATTGCTTCATCAAACGTATTGTTGCATGCATTTAACTTCTATGTTGCTCCAATCACCAAATTTGGAGAAAAGGATATATAGAATTTGGAGTTTCTGGTTCGGTATGAAGGATGAGAGCAATTTGTGCAGTGTCCCCATAATGCATTCGTCTATGGTTTGGTTCATGCGtgtcaattcaattcaatactTATTTCAATATTCTTTGGTTCCAAGGGTATTCTATGCCTATGGCTTCCTTGTAATTTTGCAGTTTGCAACATTGTTTGTTTCCAAGTCACAACGATAA
- the LOC7491050 gene encoding binding partner of ACD11 1 isoform X1: protein MLVTAMQTRTVEVRNVSDLASEREVHEFFSFSGEIEHIHIQRENGQSKTAFVTFKDPKALEIALLLSGATLVDRIVTITPAENYVLNRELQEVRNVENAVSVVPSENFPSNVEQGKTSPSGSGRVYVSRAQEVVTSVLAKGSAISQDAMNKAKAFDEKHRLSASASEKVTSFDRRVGLTEKLTIGISVVNEKVKSVDQRLHVSDKTMAAIFAAERKLNDTGSAVKSSRNLQLLYEPEIQCQLKLLHQTYCCMHLTSMLLQSPNLEKRIYRIWSFWFGMKDESNLCSVPIMHSSMVWFMRVNSIQYLFQYSLVPRVFYAYGFLVILQFATLFVSKSQR, encoded by the exons ATGCTTGTTACAGCAATGCAG ACAAGAACAGTAGAAGTGAGGAATGTATCAGATCTAGCAAGTGAGAGAGAGGTTCACGAGTTCTTCTCCTTCTCTGGCGAAATCGAACACATTCACATCCAGCG TGAAAATGGGCAATCAAAAACTGCGTTTGTCACATTCAAAGATCCTAAAGCACTTGAAATTGCGTTGTTGTTATCG GGAGCAACTTTAGTAGACCGGATAGTGACTATAACCCCTGCTGAAAATTATGTACTGAATCGTGAGCTACAG GAAGTAAGGAACGTGGAAAATGCTGTCTCTGTAGTTCCTTCGGAAAACTTCCCCTCAAATGTTGAG CAGGGGAAAACTAGCCCTTCAGGCAGTGGAAGAGTCTATGTCAGCAGAGCACAAGAAGTAGTCACGAGTGTGCTAGCAAAAGGTTCGGCTATTAGCCAAGATGCAATGAATAAGGCCAAGGCATTTGATGAGAAACATCGATTGAGTGCGAGTGCATCTGAGAAGGTAACTTCTTTTGACCGGAGAGTTGGGCTAACAGAGAAATTGACGATTGGAATTTCAGTAGTTAATGAGAAAGTGAAGTCTGTTGACCAAAGGCTTCATGTGTCGGATAAAACAATGGCAGCTATATTTGCAGCAGAAAGGAAGCTAAATGACACAGGATCAGCTGTAAAATCGAGCAG GAATCTCCAATTGCTGTATGAGCCAGAAATTCAGTGTCAGCTGAAATTGCTTCATCAAACGTATTGTTGCATGCATTTAACTTCTATGTTGCTCCAATCACCAAATTTGGAGAAAAGGATATATAGAATTTGGAGTTTCTGGTTCGGTATGAAGGATGAGAGCAATTTGTGCAGTGTCCCCATAATGCATTCGTCTATGGTTTGGTTCATGCGtgtcaattcaattcaatactTATTTCAATATTCTTTGGTTCCAAGGGTATTCTATGCCTATGGCTTCCTTGTAATTTTGCAGTTTGCAACATTGTTTGTTTCCAAGTCACAACGATAA
- the LOC7491050 gene encoding binding partner of ACD11 1 isoform X3: MLVTAMQTRTVEVRNVSDLASEREVHEFFSFSGEIEHIHIQRENGQSKTAFVTFKDPKALEIALLLSGATLVDRIVTITPAENYVLNRELQEVRNVENAVSVVPSENFPSNVEQGKTSPSGSGRVYVSRAQEVVTSVLAKGSAISQDAMNKAKAFDEKHRLSASASEKVTSFDRRVGLTEKLTIGISVVNEKVKSVDQRLHVSDKTMAAIFAAERKLNDTGSAVKSSRYVSAGTAWLNGAFSKVARAGQVAGTKTREKFNLAVSNLTAKESPIAV; the protein is encoded by the exons ATGCTTGTTACAGCAATGCAG ACAAGAACAGTAGAAGTGAGGAATGTATCAGATCTAGCAAGTGAGAGAGAGGTTCACGAGTTCTTCTCCTTCTCTGGCGAAATCGAACACATTCACATCCAGCG TGAAAATGGGCAATCAAAAACTGCGTTTGTCACATTCAAAGATCCTAAAGCACTTGAAATTGCGTTGTTGTTATCG GGAGCAACTTTAGTAGACCGGATAGTGACTATAACCCCTGCTGAAAATTATGTACTGAATCGTGAGCTACAG GAAGTAAGGAACGTGGAAAATGCTGTCTCTGTAGTTCCTTCGGAAAACTTCCCCTCAAATGTTGAG CAGGGGAAAACTAGCCCTTCAGGCAGTGGAAGAGTCTATGTCAGCAGAGCACAAGAAGTAGTCACGAGTGTGCTAGCAAAAGGTTCGGCTATTAGCCAAGATGCAATGAATAAGGCCAAGGCATTTGATGAGAAACATCGATTGAGTGCGAGTGCATCTGAGAAGGTAACTTCTTTTGACCGGAGAGTTGGGCTAACAGAGAAATTGACGATTGGAATTTCAGTAGTTAATGAGAAAGTGAAGTCTGTTGACCAAAGGCTTCATGTGTCGGATAAAACAATGGCAGCTATATTTGCAGCAGAAAGGAAGCTAAATGACACAGGATCAGCTGTAAAATCGAGCAG GTATGTGAGTGCTGGAACAGCCTGGCTAAATGGTGCCTTTAGTAAGGTGGCGAGGGCTGGGCAGGTCGCTGGtacaaaaacaagagaaaagttCAATTTGGCTGTTTCGAATTTGACTGCTAAG GAATCTCCAATTGCTGTATGA
- the LOC7491050 gene encoding binding partner of ACD11 1 isoform X4, with translation MLVTAMQTRTVEVRNVSDLASEREVHEFFSFSGEIEHIHIQRENGQSKTAFVTFKDPKALEIALLLSGATLVDRIVTITPAENYVLNRELQEVRNVENAVSVVPSENFPSNVEGKTSPSGSGRVYVSRAQEVVTSVLAKGSAISQDAMNKAKAFDEKHRLSASASEKVTSFDRRVGLTEKLTIGISVVNEKVKSVDQRLHVSDKTMAAIFAAERKLNDTGSAVKSSRYVSAGTAWLNGAFSKVARAGQVAGTKTREKFNLAVSNLTAKESPIAV, from the exons ATGCTTGTTACAGCAATGCAG ACAAGAACAGTAGAAGTGAGGAATGTATCAGATCTAGCAAGTGAGAGAGAGGTTCACGAGTTCTTCTCCTTCTCTGGCGAAATCGAACACATTCACATCCAGCG TGAAAATGGGCAATCAAAAACTGCGTTTGTCACATTCAAAGATCCTAAAGCACTTGAAATTGCGTTGTTGTTATCG GGAGCAACTTTAGTAGACCGGATAGTGACTATAACCCCTGCTGAAAATTATGTACTGAATCGTGAGCTACAG GAAGTAAGGAACGTGGAAAATGCTGTCTCTGTAGTTCCTTCGGAAAACTTCCCCTCAAATGTTGAG GGGAAAACTAGCCCTTCAGGCAGTGGAAGAGTCTATGTCAGCAGAGCACAAGAAGTAGTCACGAGTGTGCTAGCAAAAGGTTCGGCTATTAGCCAAGATGCAATGAATAAGGCCAAGGCATTTGATGAGAAACATCGATTGAGTGCGAGTGCATCTGAGAAGGTAACTTCTTTTGACCGGAGAGTTGGGCTAACAGAGAAATTGACGATTGGAATTTCAGTAGTTAATGAGAAAGTGAAGTCTGTTGACCAAAGGCTTCATGTGTCGGATAAAACAATGGCAGCTATATTTGCAGCAGAAAGGAAGCTAAATGACACAGGATCAGCTGTAAAATCGAGCAG GTATGTGAGTGCTGGAACAGCCTGGCTAAATGGTGCCTTTAGTAAGGTGGCGAGGGCTGGGCAGGTCGCTGGtacaaaaacaagagaaaagttCAATTTGGCTGTTTCGAATTTGACTGCTAAG GAATCTCCAATTGCTGTATGA